In Erinaceus europaeus unplaced genomic scaffold, mEriEur2.1 scaffold_1133, whole genome shotgun sequence, the DNA window GGGTGACGGAGGGTCTCCGAGGGCCCGGCTTCCTGCCAGGCGTCcagtactttctctctctctctctctctctttaaaatcatttatttatttattattggatagagacagagaggaattgagagagaaggggagatagagaggaagacagagacagggagacacctgcagccctgcttcagtgctctggaagctttccccctgcgggtgggggccggggacttgaacctgggtccttgcgcactgtgatgtgagcactcagccaggtgggccaccgcccggcccccggaGTACTTTCTCGTGCTGCAGCTGAAGCGTCGGAGTGCCGGGTGGTGTTTGATGTGGGACTTCCTAGGCCGCCTGCGGGCTCACCGCCGTGGTGTATGACTGGCACGACCTGGAGCCGAAGCTGTTTGTGCAGAGCTGGGGTGACTGGCGCCTAAACGTCCTTGACGTTTCTGTAAATGAAACGTTTCTTATAAaaaatactcatttatttttggatagagacagagagaactgagaggggaggggaggtcgagagggagagagagagagacacctgcaggcctggtcCAGCGCTCCTGtaacttctccccctgcaggtgggggccgggggggctCGCATCCGCCACCTTGTGCCCTGCAAcgtgtgagttcaaccaggtgcgccccctccCGGCCCCTAGCCCCCCTCACTTTTCTGGTGTTCCTGTTGGTGACACATTCACAGAATATTTGAGAAAAGCCGTTCCTGCTGAGAGGGGAGTGCTGTCTTTTGTCTTTTTACCTAACTTGATTTGTATTTGTATATAACAACTCTTTTCATCATCTCTCTAGAATTAAAACTGACAGGACACCCCAGAAAAGCTGAGAGGGGAACCCGGCCGAGGGACTTCCAGGCCAGGGGGCAGCAGAGACCCAGCCCGGCCCCCGCGGCACAGAGACCTCAGCTCGGGGACCCGCGCGTCCAGGCCTCTGCAGGGTCCGTCCCCTCTCCCTGTGACGGGCGCCAGGAGCGGGGCCGGCGGGTGGACAGAGGCCGGAATGAACGCCACGGGCTCCCCCGCCCCAGAGGTCGCAGGAGGTGGCCGGGGGAACGGCAGCCACAGCGCAGACCCGGAGCAGGGCCGCTTTGAGGATGCGTACACAGATTTTGTTCTGTTGGTGGTCGATGTCGTCAGCCTCCTGGGCCTGCTGGGGAACGGGGCCGTCGTCTGGCTGCTGGGCTTCCGCGTGCAGAGGACCCCCTTCTCCGTCTACATCCTCAACCTGGCCTGTGCtgacttcctcttcctcctgggCAGCTTTTCAGGGGGCATAATCAGAGTGATGGCCCGCTCCTCGGAGAAGGTCGGCCATCTGGTCTACTCCGTGCAACTGTCCTCCTTCCTGGTGGGCCTCTGCCTGCTGATGGCCGTCAGCTCTGAGCGCTGCGTCTCCGTGCTCTGCCCCCTGTGGTACCGGTGCCGCCGGCCGGCCCACCTGTCCTCCCTCGTGTGCGGCCTCACCTGGGCCCTGGGCGCGGGCTCCCTGGTGGCCTGCCTTCTGTGCTGGATCTCCGCCACCTTCCCGTGCGATCCGATGTTCGTCGCCTGGGGAGTGACGTCCGTCCTCACCTGCCTGGTGCTCTGCGCGTCCAGCCTGACCCTGCTCCTCCGGGTCCGCTGCGGCTCCGGGCGGCGGCGGCCCGGCAGGCTGTACCTGACCATCGCGCTCAGCGTGCTGGCCTTCCTGCTGCTGGGGCTGCCCTATGGCATGTGGGTCATCGCCGACGGGCTCCTCAAGGTCTGTTCTCACAGCCCCGCTCTGTGGCTCACCCTCTATCTCCTCCAGGTCCTCAACAGCGTGGCGAACCCCCTCATCTACTTCTTTGTGGGGAGGCGCGGGCAGCTCAGGGGCCGGAGACCCCTCCGTGAAGTCCTGCACAGAGCGCTGGCGggcgaggaggaagaggaggggggaggcggGCAGGGCGGGGGTCCCCGTCCCCCCGAGCCCTCCTGgcggcagagctgagcagggcgtcTGTCTCCTTGCTGCCCCGTGGGCCTTGTCTCTCAGCAGAATGTTGGGGAGTGGGCTGGAGTGGGGGCACTGCGCCAAAGCagagggctctggggtgggtgggggcgagtgcaggtcctggaacaggacggcagaggacctagtgggggttgaattgttctgtggaaaactgggaaatgttacgcacgtacaaactgttgtgtttactgtcgactgtaaaacatcaatcccccaataaagaaataaaagaatgtcGGGGAGTCCCCAGAGGAGGTTTGTGGCGTCTTTGCAGCAGCCCTCCTTGTCCCTTTGTCCTGACTCTCCTAGAAGTCAATGCTCtggaacaaagaaataaaacagaggaGGAGGGGCAAGAGGAGAAcctcagggagctgggtggtggcgccctggttaagcgcacaaggcctCACGCctttaaaggacccaggttcgagcccccagtccccacctgcaggggggaagcttcacgagcggtgaagcaggtctgcaggtgtctctctgtctttctctctctctctctacctgtcctctctaatttctctttgtcctgtccaataaaatgggggaaaaagacGGAGGAGGGTGAGAAGTgattgccaggaacagtggattcctagtgccagaaccgagccccagagactagaggcagagagagagagagggaccattTGGCTATTGTTATTCATAATCGCCACCCTCTACGGCCAAGGCCAGGGGCAGATCTCTGAGTGAAGCTGGTGTCTCAGCGTCTTCCTTCAGCTCAGCTCCCGGAatcagagctgggggggggggcgggcaatgGAGACTCTCGGCCTCATGTCACCTCACCCAACGGGGAGTCACAGAGAGCAGAGTCCAGTGGCCTCCAGAGACTGACTGAggccggggtggggtgggggggtctccaaagccaggccccccccccccgctctgagAGCCACTGTCTGCTACCTCAGCCTCCTCTCCTGAGtccagtgcccccacccccaggcccagaGGGAGGGGTGTGGGGACGGGACGGGGAGACACTGGGAGGTGAGGACACAGAGGGAGCTGACACGAGATGCCACCAGGACTCTGGGGGTTCCGGCTGGGCTCTGAGCATCCCAGAGAGCCTGTCACCTTCCACCCTGGACATGCTTAGCTCACACAGTGTTTGCTGCTGCTTCTGAAACCCAGGGATCTGGTCTGAGGACTTTAGGACCCACAGCTTATTAGACTGTCCACACAAAGTCCCCAGGCCAGGATTTCAGTGTGACTTGGAGTCTGTGTTTTGACTGTaaacatttttttagatttttttattaatgagtaaattataacaagactgtaagatcacaggggtacaattccacacagtttccacccccagagctccttgtcccatcccctccattggaagcttccctgttctttatccctctgggagcagggacccagattctctatggggagcagaaggtgggagttctggcttctgtcatggcttctctgctggccatgcgtgttggcaggtggatccacacccccagcctgtgtctgtctgtccctagtggggcagggctctggggaggggaggctccaggacacatgggtgagggcgtctgcccaggg includes these proteins:
- the LOC103125103 gene encoding mas-related G-protein coupled receptor member X1-like; its protein translation is MNATGSPAPEVAGGGRGNGSHSADPEQGRFEDAYTDFVLLVVDVVSLLGLLGNGAVVWLLGFRVQRTPFSVYILNLACADFLFLLGSFSGGIIRVMARSSEKVGHLVYSVQLSSFLVGLCLLMAVSSERCVSVLCPLWYRCRRPAHLSSLVCGLTWALGAGSLVACLLCWISATFPCDPMFVAWGVTSVLTCLVLCASSLTLLLRVRCGSGRRRPGRLYLTIALSVLAFLLLGLPYGMWVIADGLLKVCSHSPALWLTLYLLQVLNSVANPLIYFFVGRRGQLRGRRPLREVLHRALAGEEEEEGGGGQGGGPRPPEPSWRQS